A single window of Pseudobdellovibrionaceae bacterium DNA harbors:
- the rpsF gene encoding 30S ribosomal protein S6: protein MKSSEVLKPYEAVIIMHPEASLDEQKELLRKNKGIVESFNGKFNSLDTWGKRNLANLIGKVKKGTYFHVTFEARPAAIAELERTMRINDKVLRFMHTKLDARVSLTKFMEDFKKSLAETATREREREAKIQAKRAAMAAMAQDRRDA from the coding sequence CTGAAATCGTCCGAAGTTCTGAAGCCCTACGAAGCGGTCATCATCATGCACCCCGAAGCTTCGCTGGACGAGCAAAAAGAACTCCTCCGTAAGAACAAAGGCATCGTCGAGTCGTTCAACGGCAAATTCAACTCGCTGGACACTTGGGGCAAACGCAATCTGGCCAACCTCATCGGTAAAGTGAAAAAGGGAACTTACTTCCACGTCACTTTCGAAGCGCGCCCCGCTGCGATCGCCGAGCTCGAGCGCACCATGCGTATCAACGATAAAGTCCTCCGTTTCATGCACACCAAGTTGGACGCTCGCGTCTCGCTGACCAAGTTCATGGAAGACTTCAAAAAATCGCTGGCAGAAACTGCAACTCGTGAGCGTGAGCGCGAAGCGAAAATCCAGGCGAAACGTGCCGCGATGGCCGCAATGGCTCAGGATCGCCGCGACGCTTAA
- a CDS encoding DUF2232 domain-containing protein, translated as MSSQISRLKEPKAWALFISGSCLTLLTPFLGAPFLRILQNVYGSVAYWLLGLVATATVAASMPGTMAILAASVWICVGVFGEFEKKGYGRFWPGMLGVALATLLSWVVPGLLKNQFGVDVGPGVEESLQALVKQIENNPEQKAWMETMGFQTEALLGQVPSMLALVYLMCLAFALMLAQRIAAVFRVPYERIAGTGRLLEFRIPDWISILLILSFLFSFLKVDVPGLNTVALNLLQFLIGLYFFQGLAVLETTFILLRVDPILKLIVYIFVVAQLFFLLSLVGLADFWLDFRKRLRNWVLKKSKENEP; from the coding sequence TTGAGTTCACAGATCTCGAGATTAAAAGAGCCCAAAGCCTGGGCTCTTTTCATTTCTGGCAGTTGTTTAACCCTTCTGACGCCCTTTCTGGGCGCGCCGTTCCTGCGTATTCTGCAGAACGTCTATGGCTCGGTGGCCTATTGGCTGCTGGGGTTGGTCGCCACGGCGACGGTCGCGGCTTCAATGCCGGGGACGATGGCGATCTTGGCCGCGTCGGTTTGGATCTGCGTCGGCGTTTTCGGTGAGTTCGAGAAAAAGGGCTACGGCCGGTTCTGGCCCGGAATGCTGGGCGTGGCCCTCGCGACCCTGCTGTCGTGGGTGGTCCCGGGACTTTTGAAGAATCAGTTCGGCGTCGATGTCGGCCCCGGGGTCGAAGAGAGCCTTCAGGCCTTGGTGAAACAGATCGAAAACAATCCTGAGCAGAAGGCGTGGATGGAAACCATGGGTTTCCAAACCGAAGCTCTGCTGGGTCAGGTGCCTTCGATGCTGGCCCTCGTGTACTTAATGTGTTTGGCCTTCGCTCTGATGTTGGCGCAGCGCATTGCGGCGGTCTTCCGGGTCCCTTACGAGCGGATCGCGGGCACGGGACGTTTGCTGGAATTCCGCATCCCGGACTGGATTTCGATCCTTTTGATCCTCTCGTTTCTGTTCAGCTTTTTGAAGGTCGACGTGCCGGGGCTGAACACGGTGGCTTTGAACCTGCTGCAGTTCTTGATCGGGCTCTACTTTTTTCAAGGCCTGGCCGTCTTGGAGACGACCTTCATCCTCTTGCGGGTCGATCCGATTCTGAAACTGATCGTCTACATTTTCGTTGTAGCCCAGTTGTTCTTTTTGTTAAGTCTCGTGGGCTTAGCGGATTTCTGGCTGGATTTTAGAAAGCGCCTACGCAATTGGGTGCTGAAAAAATCGAAGGAAAACGAGCCGTAA